From a region of the Corallococcus macrosporus genome:
- a CDS encoding CaiB/BaiF CoA transferase family protein — protein MAEPSSPLAGLRVLDLSRLLPGPYATLVLADLGATVDTVEDPDVGDATRHMPPHRDGEGALYYGLHRNKRSLALNLKSPEGRDALLRLVPHYDVLVESFRPGVMDKLGVGEAVLRQKNPRLIYCAISGYGQTGPDRLKAGHDLNYVARAGLLGYGGEAGGAPAFPGVQMADIGGGSLFALVGILAALHERERTGVGRFVDVSMTDGALAFLHLHLASRLFMGAEGTPLARGSEALNGGYPSYGLYRTSDDRWLAVGALEPKFFGALCAKLGRPELLDDAYSGGEDGARVKAELTRIFASQPLAHWREQLSGAEFCVEPVAEGDEVLADPQLRARGLFVETDDAQRGIRVTHLLTPLRMGDVALRPPPTLGQHSRVILEAAGFTAEEISRLIA, from the coding sequence ATGGCTGAGCCGTCTTCCCCCCTCGCGGGCCTGCGGGTGCTGGACCTGTCGCGCCTGTTGCCCGGCCCGTACGCGACGCTGGTGCTGGCGGACCTGGGCGCCACCGTCGACACCGTGGAGGACCCGGACGTGGGGGACGCCACCCGCCACATGCCGCCGCACCGCGACGGCGAGGGCGCGCTCTACTACGGGCTGCACCGCAACAAGCGCTCGCTCGCGCTGAACCTCAAGTCCCCGGAAGGCCGCGACGCGCTGCTGCGGCTCGTGCCCCACTACGACGTGCTGGTGGAGAGCTTCCGCCCCGGCGTGATGGACAAGCTGGGCGTGGGCGAAGCGGTGCTGCGCCAGAAGAACCCGCGGCTCATCTACTGCGCCATCTCCGGCTACGGCCAGACGGGACCGGACCGGCTCAAGGCGGGGCACGACCTCAACTACGTGGCCCGCGCGGGCCTGCTGGGCTACGGCGGCGAGGCCGGTGGCGCGCCCGCGTTCCCGGGCGTGCAGATGGCGGACATTGGCGGCGGGAGCCTCTTCGCGCTGGTGGGCATCCTGGCCGCGCTGCACGAGCGCGAGCGCACCGGCGTGGGCCGCTTCGTGGACGTGTCCATGACGGACGGCGCGCTGGCGTTCCTCCACCTGCACCTGGCCTCGCGCCTGTTCATGGGCGCGGAAGGGACGCCGCTTGCGCGCGGCAGCGAGGCGCTCAACGGCGGCTATCCCAGCTACGGCCTCTACCGCACCTCGGACGATCGCTGGCTCGCGGTGGGCGCGCTGGAGCCCAAGTTCTTTGGCGCGCTGTGCGCGAAGCTGGGCCGCCCGGAGCTGCTGGATGACGCGTACTCGGGAGGGGAGGACGGCGCTCGCGTGAAGGCGGAGCTCACCCGCATCTTCGCGTCCCAGCCCCTGGCGCACTGGCGCGAGCAGCTCTCCGGCGCGGAGTTCTGCGTGGAGCCGGTGGCGGAGGGCGACGAGGTGCTGGCGGATCCGCAGCTGCGCGCGCGCGGACTCTTCGTGGAAACGGACGACGCGCAGCGTGGCATCCGCGTCACGCACCTGCTCACGCCGCTGCGCATGGGCGACGTCGCGCTGCGTCCACCGCCCACGCTCGGACAGCACTCGCGCGTCATCCTGGAGGCCGCGGGTTTCACGGCTGAGGAAATCTCGCGCCTGATTGCATGA
- a CDS encoding ferritin-like domain-containing protein → MSVLARSLEHEAATVTSSPSVTSSEGRPAIMAELYEALTQRGLSLVDITWEQQRLHESRRWSVVEMLSAVDFTHVGEADRHLVWNAGRAELTTKPGADRLERLADLECRRWQEKDPTVAAIMQACGTWSRYWNEEEAHHETAFNRLSTVLKLEPITDATFIEFRKVFPDDDMLRTLTLLSISEVVAAVDYGQCSQMVQDPGLRALFKQVAADEVQHMNYFIAFAKALVDSGAYKAKEAFAVAHLFLRDGGEVHGSKRERVESRDTHVNWWDQLEHREGFYAPEALRKKEQLIFHALKRITGITVTSREEVEDTWMDLVGC, encoded by the coding sequence ATGAGTGTCCTGGCGCGAAGCCTCGAGCACGAAGCAGCGACCGTCACCTCCTCCCCCAGCGTCACGTCGTCCGAAGGACGTCCGGCCATCATGGCGGAGCTGTACGAAGCCCTCACGCAGCGCGGCCTGTCGCTGGTGGACATCACCTGGGAGCAGCAGCGGCTGCACGAGTCGCGGCGCTGGAGCGTGGTGGAGATGCTCTCCGCGGTGGACTTCACGCACGTGGGTGAGGCCGACCGGCACCTGGTGTGGAACGCGGGGCGCGCGGAGCTGACGACGAAGCCGGGCGCGGACCGGCTGGAGCGGCTGGCGGACCTGGAGTGCCGCCGGTGGCAGGAGAAGGACCCCACGGTCGCCGCCATCATGCAGGCGTGTGGCACGTGGAGCCGCTACTGGAACGAGGAGGAGGCGCACCACGAGACGGCGTTCAACCGCCTGTCCACGGTGCTGAAGCTGGAGCCCATCACGGACGCCACCTTCATCGAGTTCCGCAAGGTGTTCCCCGACGACGACATGCTGCGCACGCTCACGCTGCTGTCCATCTCCGAGGTGGTGGCGGCGGTGGACTACGGCCAGTGCTCGCAGATGGTCCAGGACCCGGGCCTGCGCGCGCTGTTCAAGCAGGTGGCCGCGGACGAGGTGCAGCACATGAACTACTTCATCGCCTTCGCGAAGGCGCTGGTGGACAGCGGCGCGTACAAGGCGAAGGAGGCCTTCGCGGTGGCGCACCTGTTCCTGCGCGACGGCGGCGAGGTGCACGGCAGCAAGCGCGAGCGGGTGGAATCCCGCGACACCCACGTCAACTGGTGGGATCAGCTGGAGCACCGCGAGGGCTTCTACGCGCCGGAAGCGCTGCGCAAGAAGGAGCAGCTCATCTTCCACGCCCTCAAGCGCATCACCGGCATCACGGTGACGTCGCGCGAGGAGGTGGAGGACACCTGGATGGACCTCGTCGGGTGCTGA
- a CDS encoding holo-ACP synthase, giving the protein MGLGHDLQAITELEAVQALREPDVFFTAAELAHFERAANPLESLAAGFSAKEALFKALPAVEGWFWTDAELIHDARHAPRFRFHGTLAAHLAREGLQVAVSLSHSGGFVSTVVLVTRAPSP; this is encoded by the coding sequence ATGGGCCTGGGCCACGACCTCCAGGCCATCACGGAGCTGGAGGCCGTCCAGGCCCTGCGGGAGCCGGACGTGTTCTTCACCGCCGCGGAGCTCGCCCACTTCGAGCGCGCGGCGAACCCGCTGGAGAGCCTGGCGGCGGGCTTCAGCGCGAAGGAGGCGCTCTTCAAGGCGCTGCCCGCCGTCGAAGGCTGGTTCTGGACGGACGCGGAGCTGATCCACGACGCGCGGCACGCGCCGCGCTTCCGGTTCCACGGCACGCTCGCGGCGCACCTGGCGCGCGAGGGCCTGCAGGTCGCTGTATCGCTGTCGCATAGCGGAGGGTTCGTCTCGACCGTGGTCCTCGTGACGCGCGCTCCGTCCCCCTGA
- a CDS encoding thioesterase family protein — translation MHFEESSLTLRVRPNDLDILGHVNNATTLEYLEAGRWAWLERQGLTRGGPVVAVVSRVEVDYRREIPPGDVVVHTELESPAADELEPDGLNYRARFRQRVFLAADGPLAVEALVSVAFLDARERSLASLQQFLDAARPPVATTAQEPRP, via the coding sequence GTGCACTTCGAAGAGTCCTCCCTCACGCTGCGCGTGCGTCCCAACGACCTGGACATCCTGGGGCACGTGAACAACGCCACCACGCTGGAGTACCTGGAGGCCGGCCGCTGGGCCTGGCTGGAGCGGCAGGGGCTGACGCGCGGAGGGCCGGTGGTGGCCGTGGTGTCTCGCGTGGAGGTGGACTACCGCCGGGAGATTCCCCCGGGGGACGTGGTGGTGCACACGGAGCTGGAGTCGCCCGCCGCGGACGAGCTGGAGCCGGACGGCCTCAACTACCGCGCCCGCTTCCGGCAGCGCGTGTTCCTGGCGGCGGACGGGCCGCTGGCGGTGGAGGCCCTGGTGAGCGTGGCCTTCCTGGACGCGCGGGAGCGGTCGCTCGCGTCGCTGCAGCAGTTCCTGGACGCCGCGCGCCCGCCCGTGGCCACCACCGCGCAGGAGCCGCGCCCGTGA
- a CDS encoding alpha/beta fold hydrolase: MSTNAKPEFVSQEFWVPTSQEHALHVVEARTSATPASAPGVLFVPGLFSDGRFFLGGHGDGPARYFVDEGCVAYVASLRGHGKSRWPAKRAYDWSFDTYVRHDLPDLVRAVRARHPGPLFLLAHSMAGYAALAALGVDPSLQASLAGVCTLSSAVNDYTDGGFKKRFQLGFSSAVAGMLGRFPAKALKQGPWDEPAGVMRQFTDWAPTGAFRSADGATDYWSALGQVTLPVFAGVGAADVFHASPPRAQKLVAHLGSARKELAVLGRAQGLSWEAGHFDVVRGERARAEVLPRVLAWMRQVAPAH; encoded by the coding sequence GTGAGCACGAACGCGAAGCCGGAGTTCGTCTCGCAGGAGTTCTGGGTCCCCACGTCCCAGGAGCACGCGCTGCACGTCGTGGAGGCGCGCACGTCCGCGACGCCCGCGTCCGCGCCCGGCGTCCTCTTCGTCCCGGGCCTGTTCTCCGACGGCCGCTTCTTCCTGGGAGGGCATGGGGACGGGCCCGCGCGCTACTTCGTGGACGAGGGCTGCGTGGCCTACGTCGCATCCCTGCGCGGCCACGGCAAGAGCCGCTGGCCCGCGAAGCGCGCGTATGACTGGAGCTTCGACACGTACGTGCGCCACGACCTCCCGGACCTGGTGCGGGCCGTGCGCGCGCGCCACCCCGGGCCGCTGTTCCTCCTGGCCCACAGCATGGCGGGCTACGCGGCGCTGGCGGCGCTGGGCGTGGACCCCTCGCTCCAGGCGTCACTGGCGGGCGTGTGCACGCTGTCCTCGGCGGTGAACGACTACACCGACGGCGGGTTCAAGAAGCGCTTCCAGCTGGGCTTCTCCTCCGCCGTGGCGGGCATGCTGGGCCGCTTCCCCGCGAAGGCGCTGAAGCAGGGGCCCTGGGACGAACCCGCGGGCGTGATGCGGCAGTTCACGGACTGGGCGCCCACGGGCGCGTTCCGCAGCGCGGACGGCGCGACGGACTACTGGAGCGCGCTGGGCCAGGTGACCCTGCCGGTGTTCGCGGGGGTGGGCGCGGCGGACGTGTTCCATGCGTCGCCCCCGCGCGCGCAGAAGCTGGTGGCCCACCTGGGCAGCGCCCGGAAGGAATTGGCCGTCCTGGGGCGCGCGCAGGGGCTGAGCTGGGAGGCGGGCCACTTCGACGTGGTGCGCGGAGAGCGCGCCCGCGCGGAGGTGCTGCCCCGGGTGCTCGCGTGGATGCGCCAGGTGGCGCCCGCGCACTGA
- a CDS encoding AMP-binding protein codes for MLDIIQRLESADPRRGLFLYEDFVGPPEFVPYREFASRVAGAAEHFRSKGITPGTRVVLPFETSASVIFAFLGLMELGAVPLSVKPYILSTPKGPYRDFLARIRERYGASLVLDAPSLAGLELPLERLSLPPEGAKRTGVKLREVAPGELAFVQFSSGSTSFPKGVPITQENLAANLRMITRHDGRTSEDRVTSWLPLYHDMGLIGGLLTCIAVGNDLLLSQPAAFLMDPMGWLELISTEKVMGSVIPNFAIDYALKSLKSADADDLKRLDLSRVRSIYLGSEPINIPNLEQFLEILAPCGLRRDVFMPCYGMAETVLLVASVPPGRTVRVITAPNGQPAISVGQPLTEFEVRLRAEDGRVCGEGEMGEIELRGGSLAPSYYLDDRPLRGAEGFYATGDLGFQQGGELFITGRINDRIKVNGQSFFSADFEQAVERLTFIRPGRTAVIQVKGRLVVLAEVNHPSALERLEDSRKQVCQSVLETVGVTLAPQDVLFIRYGQLQKTSSGKLQRRAITEAYEQGRIRTVTPMELRADLLQMRAQRLVLGSVMVARQRGRRWMASGKAALSAGLQRLRPGGQRQDGP; via the coding sequence ATGCTCGACATCATCCAGCGGCTGGAGTCGGCGGATCCGCGCCGCGGCCTGTTTCTCTACGAGGACTTCGTCGGGCCGCCGGAGTTCGTGCCCTACCGGGAGTTCGCGTCCCGGGTGGCCGGCGCGGCGGAGCACTTCCGCTCCAAGGGCATCACGCCGGGCACTCGCGTGGTGCTGCCCTTCGAGACCTCCGCGTCCGTCATCTTCGCGTTCCTGGGGCTGATGGAGCTGGGCGCGGTGCCCCTGTCCGTGAAGCCGTACATCCTGAGCACGCCGAAGGGGCCCTACCGGGACTTCCTCGCGCGCATCCGAGAGCGCTACGGCGCCTCGCTGGTGCTGGACGCGCCGAGCCTGGCCGGACTGGAGCTGCCCCTGGAGCGGCTGTCGCTGCCGCCCGAGGGTGCGAAGCGCACGGGCGTGAAGCTGCGCGAGGTGGCGCCCGGGGAGCTGGCGTTCGTGCAGTTCTCGTCGGGGTCCACGTCGTTCCCCAAGGGCGTGCCCATCACCCAGGAGAACCTGGCCGCGAACCTGCGGATGATCACCCGTCACGACGGCCGCACGTCCGAGGACCGGGTGACGAGCTGGCTGCCGCTGTACCACGACATGGGGCTCATCGGCGGGCTGCTCACCTGCATCGCGGTGGGCAACGACCTGCTGCTGTCCCAGCCCGCCGCCTTCCTGATGGATCCGATGGGCTGGCTGGAGCTCATCTCCACCGAGAAGGTGATGGGCTCCGTCATCCCCAACTTCGCCATCGACTACGCGCTCAAGTCGCTCAAGTCGGCGGACGCGGACGACCTCAAGCGGTTGGACCTGTCGCGCGTGCGCAGCATCTACCTGGGCAGCGAGCCCATCAACATCCCCAACCTGGAGCAGTTCCTGGAGATCCTCGCGCCGTGCGGCCTGCGGCGCGACGTGTTCATGCCCTGCTACGGCATGGCGGAGACGGTGCTCTTGGTCGCGAGCGTGCCGCCGGGCCGCACCGTGCGCGTCATCACCGCGCCCAACGGTCAGCCCGCCATCTCCGTGGGCCAGCCGCTGACGGAGTTCGAGGTGCGGCTGCGCGCCGAGGACGGCCGCGTGTGCGGCGAGGGCGAGATGGGCGAAATCGAGCTGCGCGGCGGCAGCCTGGCGCCGTCGTACTACCTGGACGACCGGCCCCTGCGTGGCGCGGAGGGCTTCTACGCCACGGGTGACCTGGGCTTCCAGCAGGGCGGCGAGCTTTTCATCACCGGGCGCATCAACGACCGCATCAAGGTCAACGGCCAGAGCTTCTTCTCCGCGGACTTCGAGCAGGCCGTGGAGCGGCTGACCTTCATCCGCCCGGGCCGCACCGCCGTCATCCAGGTGAAGGGCCGCCTCGTCGTGCTGGCGGAGGTGAACCACCCGTCCGCGCTGGAGCGCCTGGAGGACAGCCGCAAGCAGGTCTGCCAGTCCGTGCTGGAGACGGTGGGCGTGACGCTGGCGCCACAGGACGTCCTCTTCATCCGCTACGGCCAGCTCCAGAAGACGAGCAGCGGCAAGCTCCAGCGCCGCGCCATCACGGAGGCCTACGAGCAGGGCCGCATCCGCACCGTGACGCCCATGGAGCTGCGCGCGGACCTGCTCCAGATGCGCGCCCAGCGGCTGGTGCTGGGGTCGGTGATGGTCGCGCGGCAGCGGGGCCGCCGGTGGATGGCGTCCGGCAAGGCCGCGCTCTCCGCGGGGCTCCAGCGCCTGCGGCCCGGCGGCCAGCGTCAGGACGGGCCCTGA
- a CDS encoding MarR family winged helix-turn-helix transcriptional regulator has translation MRRPTSITPPSEPDTRSEGKDEAAETKAAMERLLQEGDQSTPDSRRFMGLIRELAHFRSLRDPLASLCDDMRLTPTQVHALGWLGMDGPIQVGVLAQRIGITKKTITGVVDRLEDMGMVERGRDAEDRRAVTAKLTDRGCEIYKVIQLMTDAGIRRLMGLLPEDDREALFGIIERMLARMKAGAPPR, from the coding sequence ATGCGCCGCCCCACCTCCATCACGCCCCCCTCGGAGCCCGACACCCGCTCCGAGGGGAAGGATGAGGCCGCCGAAACCAAGGCCGCGATGGAGCGCCTTCTCCAGGAGGGGGACCAGTCCACCCCGGACTCACGCCGCTTCATGGGGCTCATCCGGGAGCTGGCCCACTTCCGCTCCCTGAGGGACCCGCTGGCGAGCCTCTGCGACGACATGCGGCTGACCCCCACCCAGGTGCACGCGCTTGGGTGGCTGGGCATGGACGGGCCCATCCAGGTCGGGGTGCTGGCACAGCGCATCGGCATCACCAAGAAGACCATCACCGGCGTGGTGGATCGCCTGGAGGACATGGGCATGGTGGAGCGCGGGCGGGACGCGGAGGACCGCCGCGCCGTCACCGCGAAGCTCACCGACCGGGGCTGTGAGATCTACAAGGTCATCCAGCTGATGACGGACGCCGGCATCCGCCGCCTGATGGGCCTCTTGCCGGAGGACGACCGCGAGGCGCTCTTCGGCATCATCGAGCGGATGCTCGCCCGAATGAAGGCCGGCGCCCCGCCGCGCTGA